The DNA region TGCCGGGCGGTAGGAAGCCGACGGGTGGCAAGATAAGGGTCAGCAGGGGGAAGAGGAAGAGTGAGGCTGGAAGGGCGCCGGCCTTCACGAGGATAGGCGAGAGGAGGCTGAAGATCGTGAGGGTTAGGGGAGGAGGCCTTAAGCTGAGGCTGATAGCCGGGGATCAGATCAACGTGGCCTTGGGCGGAGGTGTCACCAGAAGGGCCAGGATCCTCGGGTTCATCGAGAACCCCTCTGACAAGGTGCTGAGCAGGAGGGGGATAATAACCAGGGGCGCTCTGGTCAGGACGGAGCTGGGTGTGGTCAGGGTGACCTCTAGGACGGGGCAGCACGGCATCCTCAACGGGGTCCTGG from Candidatus Korarchaeota archaeon NZ13-K includes:
- a CDS encoding 30S ribosomal protein S8e yields the protein MPGGRKPTGGKIRVSRGKRKSEAGRAPAFTRIGERRLKIVRVRGGGLKLRLIAGDQINVALGGGVTRRARILGFIENPSDKVLSRRGIITRGALVRTELGVVRVTSRTGQHGILNGVLVREEVAS